CTAAGATCAATGatgaatttcttttaacttaatTGGACTGGATTTCTGATACAATCTCTCCTCCCCTATCTTCTTTGGAGTTTTTGTATGCAACCATAGGAGGTGATTTATTGAGGACTTGATGTACCGCTTGAGCTTCCATCTTTTTCCATCTTCAAATTttaatgcatatttttttactCATGAGTATCCAAAACTTAGTATAGTAACATCCTTTATATTGCTTATGGTTACAAGCACAGTAGCAGCACTGATGTTTCTTGAAAATGTCAATTGACCTCTGCCATGAACTCAAGAGGTAAAAGACCAAAAACATAGGAAACCTACCAGAACCAAAACATTCACTTTTCTATTCTCTTATATGTATTCATCAACTACACCAGCTTTATTCAACCAAATATTTGTTAAGGAAACTCACACCTAGGGGATTCTTTCAATGAGATCATAATATGGCATGTAGAGACATCACTTAGCCAAAAAGCTGAAGCCTATGGGTTTGAGCCCAATTGTTTTGTATTAACTACCCACATTTGTGACATCTTTCCAATGTAGGACTCAATCTTTTTACGCTCACTCACAAGTGTATACTCAACTAAATGTGGTCTCTGTAGTGCTGTTTTTGTTATGGTCTCTTCTGATTTTCATGTTCTCAGAAAAAACTCCTCCAGTCCTTTACACTACTCTCTAACATTTTCGTTTCCCTACagataataacaataaaagtGCACTAAAAGGGTCTGTAATAAGGATACACAATATGAATGACAGTTGGTGTAATGTTTAGTTACAAATCTGTCTAATATATTGTCTTACCAGATTTTCCCAGTTCCATTCTCCACCTCGTGCAGCTGGAAAAACATGATCAATGGTTAAATTTTCACGTGAAGAACAATACCTGTTGAGAAAAGACATGTGTCACTTAGTATACAAGCCATGTGACGTAACATCTTAAAGGGCAGCATATAATTATCAGACTAAAAGGCTACATGTGTCCCTTAGTATACAAGCTATGTGGCGTAACATCTTAAAGGGCAGCATATAACTATCAGACTAACAGGCTGAAGTTTATCATACACTTCAAACTTCATTGGAAAAGGAAAGTAAGTAATTCAAGgcaaagaaaacagaaaacctAAAAGAGGTTCTGGTGCAACACCAAGTGTGAATTTAACCAACAATTTCCTGTATTTAGGTCTATATTCCAAATATAAGCAAAAAACCAGATGACATTATGCTTCTGGTATCTCCAGAAAATAGTTAATAAATCATTCGAAAGTGGaatttttatcacaaaaggCGAAGTTGCATTACAGCAGCAAAGAATAGGTTATCATAGAGAACCCACGagtaagaaagagagagaaatagctCTAATCCTTGAGGTTTTGCATGAGATTCATACTTGAGGGTCATAAAGAGTTTCCAACTCGAACTAAATTAATAAAccacaattcaaaaaatattaaaaactattaTAATTGGGTAAGAGGACTTACATCCGGATCAATAAAATAACCTTTtggctattttgttgagctaTGTTGTTAAAAACACTACATCTGGCTCAGCAAAGTAACCAAACGTTTGTTGAGTAGCTACAGTGCTCAACAAAGTTGTTGAGCACTGTAGCTCAACAATGCAtttatgataataataaaaaaatctaatattgtTCTGTCTCTTCTTTGGGAATAGggaaagtagataaataaataatattttaaataaaaaagtgaaagttgatagctaaaatgTTGAGTCGGATGTAGGTGCTTTTAAAAAGTAGATAGCTAAAATAGACAAATGTGGtcatttagctaaaatttagctaaacaTTTGTTGAGGCGAATGTGAATGCACATGAaaatgttgtttgttttgtaaaatattGTTTGCTTACTAAATTAAACTAATTTAAGTTGAGCAATAATGTTCACGAGCAAAATACTTACTGACAAGTGTAATTGTCTCGATTTAGTATGTTTCTACGACTAAGGGTGCTCTTAATTCTTCTCCTCCTTATAACCTGCAGTAAATTGGGAACCTGGAAGCAGAATTGGATACGGTCAGTTTAACTGGACTAGAGGACACATGTACAGTAAAGAGGGAAAAGcctgaaaattctaaaaaataactttaaaaaaatcaaacaaaataaaataaaaaaggtgtcAAAGAACAAACAGCAATAGTATAATCCCAGGAGCAaagcaaaacaaatattaataaaccaaAAGTACTCCTTGAGTGCATACCCTCAAGACCGCTGGTATGTAGAAGGATCCATTCGGGGAATTTACCGTCTGATCATAATATTCTAGCACATCCGCCTGGATAAAAACAAGTTTAAGACTGAAACGTTAAAACAAACTTATCTCATAAGTATATGTTCCTAAGTGGAATtaccaaaaaggaaagaaaaaaaaattgtttttgtctgTGAGTGTGCATACATACAGGGAGAAAGGAGAAGCAGGTAAAGTTCCAACTTCTAATGACAATTTAGACAAAAGGACTATTGGGTATGGAGAAAGATGGCATTTATGTTGTGATCGCAGATGCAAAGTAGTAAAAATTTAGATGTGCAACACACTGACCTAGAAGAGCACATGAAGGCTGTTAATTATCCATTTTTAAAGACTAAACGTGCTATTCACtgatcaaaaaaatttatacttgAATGACATCAAGGTTTCctcatttttttgataaaataaagTTTCAATGAAAAGTAAGTAATTGCATAAAGAGCTCGAATGATAATACCAGCAAGGTTACTTTGCTAATGTCCAAAATTCCAACATGAATAGGTGAAAGCAATCTAACCTTCTCCATGAATTCCAAACAAATAGCACGCTTCCAGCAGACAACATTGATTGGCCTGGCACAGGACAACAGTGATCAGAACCTTAAGCAAAAAACCATGCAAGTCCTTATGCTGACAGGTTCTTACATTCTTTTATATggttatttcaaatattttcccTGAATCTATCTCTTAGATATCTAGAAATATTTGAGCTTTTGGGAGAAAATTGCCTGATCGGAACTGAACTTTCTGTGACCATGCCTGACGGCAGTCAATTTTTATACATGtaaaatgcattaaaaaaataaaaaaaattaacttgcTTCAAACATTTAGTTCTTATGAAATTTCCAAGAATTACTTTAGTTCATTTCTAATGAGGAcgaattctctgattttataCTCTTGATGCAGTTTAACTAGTTTGTTAAAATATGAGATAGGCAGTTCGATTCTACATAGAACAGAATACTTGTTGAATTTACTCCTGAAAATCTGATACTTGTTGTATTTAATACAAACTCAGTTCGACTCTACCTAGAACAGAATACATAAATTAGAGCCAAGAACAACCTAAATGCAGATTGATGAAATTGTCAGCAAAACGGTCAACGAATTAGTTAATTCTACTGTGCTTAAAATATTTCttagtttaatattttttttaaaaaaaatctactaaacaaagaataaaaatttgataaaatggaCTATAATAAGCAAGTGGGTCATAAAAGAGAAACTGACCTGTATGAGATGTCCAAGACCAGCCCTCTGAAATCGGACAAATCATCCCTCTCAAACTCATCATCATAGACAAAACCATCATCCTCCTCATAAACACCTTCATCATCACTAACATTAAGGCTTGCCTCCGCACTGAAATTGCTGGACTTGTTGTTCacggaagaagaagaagagaaaagtcgAGTTGTAGAGCCAAGAAACCTGAGCCTGCGCACTTGGGTTTGAACTGATCTGGGCTTAGAGTGAAATGGGTCTTTGGGTTCCAACCCAAGTGACACTCCGTCACCACTGAAGAGCAGCTTCAACCGTCCCTGTGTTATGAACTGTGCCATTCACAATACCTACAACGTTGAAAGTTGAGCGataattgattaaaaaagaCTACTTTGATTCGTTTTCCAACTTCAGTTACTCATTGCAGTGTTGTTATACTGTACACTGTTTGAAGAGTTTCAAAACAGCCCTCTCACGGAAAAAAACCATTGCCacatattattttcaaatattcCCGAATATCTTCCCCCACACTAAGTGAAATGACGTATATACCCTccaattgattttcaaaattgtcACAAATTCCGAAAGAAACAATGGCTCGTTGATTTTTCCTCTTATAAAAGATTGCAACATATTCACTGATTGCCAATTCATCTCAGTTGTCAAAAACATAGCTTGGAAGTTGATCCAACGATTCAATCAGTGAGATGGTAGAATTTTAGCTTATTTCATTCCGTCACTATTTCTACTACAATTAGAGATCGGGCTTTTTATTATATTGTCATATATCTTAAAAagttgattaatattttaatagaaatattTGGATTATAATCTTTTAAACTGTGGTCTCATAAGGATGGACAATTGCAGAATTTGATGCATGCCCATTTCATAGCAATATTGCTACTCATGATAAGGTCCTCACATCATCCTGTTATCTACCTATGATGGTGTTATGGCTGCGCCCAACAGATTCAGTAGCAATACACATCCATTTTGATTAAGTTAATTATGAAATTATAGATAAGTGACATTTGGAGAGCTCATTAGTCTTATTAACTCTTATGGATCAATATGGACGCCGGAGGAATATTTCATTGAAACCAGATTTTatgattgaaaaaagaaaacttgaaACATGGCCGTCAAACAGAAAAGTTGACAGCTTTTATTGAGCTAATTAAAGATACAAACTAAGGCACAGACCCTTGTGCGACCTTACCATTAcaagaaggaaggaaggaagaaagctACATAAAGAgagatatataaatataatactaAACATAGCCACCATTAACGCGAATAACCTGCCCATTAACCCACTCACTGGCGTCACTAGCCAAAAACCCAACAATAGGAGCCACATCGTTGGTCTCACCCAGCCTGTCAAGGGGGCATTCCTCAATCACCCTCTTCACCTGCTCCTCTGTCTTTCCAGCGAAAAATAGTTCAGTGGCAATTGGCCCCGGCGCTACACAATTTACAGTAAGTCTACTCCCCTTGAGCTCCTTTGCCAGTATCTTTGCCATAGCCTCCACCGCGGCCTTTGATGCTGTGTATGCGCTACTACACGGCTTCAATGCACCCACCAAGGATGATGATACCAGTATAATTCGACCCCCACCATCACGTTTGAGCCGGTTTGCTGCCTCTCTAGCGCACAAGAATGCCCCTCTAGCATTCACACTAAAACAAGCGTAAACAAATTTGATTAGATTTTTAGAAACATTAATTATTAACAGCTTGTGTTCAACATGTGGCTtattaatcaattatatatctttgttgttgtttgagagtaaaatgttttgatgCAAAGAGCCAAAGAGTTGCCTGAAGATATGATCAAAATCCTCCACAGAAGTATTAGCAAGTGTTGAGTGCTTGGGATCTGCAACTCCTGCGGAGTTGACCAAGATGTGGAGGGGCGAGTTGAATACCTCCTGGGCTTTGTCGAAGAGAGACTTGACCTGGGTTGGGTCGGAGACATCGGCACGGACCGTGATGGCTTGTGGGGTGTGGGGAGAACTAGAACTAGAGGCAGAGGAATTGATCTCGGAGGCTACAAGGTCAGCTTGGGTTGAGTTGGAGGTGTAGTTGATGACGAGTTTAGCGCCGAGAGAGGCTAAGTGGAGCGCGATGGCTCGGCCGATCCCTCGGGACGCCCCAGTCACGATGGCAACTCGGTCTTGGAGTGGTAAAGATGGGGTTGGGGCTGTGTTAGCAGCATTGCTGGTTTCTGAAGCCATAATAATAAGGTTAGAAACTAGAGAGAACCAGAAGGATTCTTATCTTTTCAATTTCAGTACAAGAGTATTGGAGTACCAATGTCCCATCATCCAATTAGAAGTGCATTTTTCATTACGACTCCATATTCTATTATTAAAGTAGTTTAGAATCATTTAATCCTATGCCATGGAATTCTATGAAACACTACGTCAGACATTGCGTCATATATGACTACTACTGATGGCTACAGGCTTTAAGCATCTAACCTGACATTAGTCATGATTCTAATTGCATTTTCCTTTGGAAACCACTGGATTCTAACAACGCATAGAGATTCTAATAATTGGAGTAGTAAATATAAAAGTTTCTTATATAAAACCAATTTGTCCAGGCAAGCCGGGACAGCCTGCCCTGTTTTTCTTTACATTTGGTtgcattctacccaccatctcttctctctttacttattattattattttttttttgaaaaaatcaaaatgatgaAGTGaagatggtgggtagaatgaAGTGAAGCATTCCCCTTTGACAAAAGCAACTCGATCAGGTTTCTTTGACACGTTCTGCTATTTAAGTTTCACCTTCCAATTCATTCATAGATGCTAGATACCATACCAATAGAAAATGAACACACAAATTCAGTAATAGCTTTCTGGTGAGACAAAGAGCTAGCAGACACGAGAAGAGAAATGAAAtgagagggaaaagaaaaggcagAACAGAGCAGGAGTAGAAAAGGCGTGTGGAGGGTGGAGATCAGAGATGTATCAACTTTCAAACAACAAATCCACCATTCACCCTAATGACCTGCCCATTAATCCACTCCCCAGCATCACTGGCTAAGAAACCCACGAGGTGAGTCACATCCTTGGGCTCCCCAAGTCGGCCTAGAGGGCAGGCATCCGCAATCATCTTAATCGTTTCCTCGGATTTACCCTCAAAGAACAACTCAGTTGCCACAGGCCCCGGTGCAACAGCGTTGGCAGTCACTCCCGTACCCTTGAGCTCCTTGGCCACTATCTTTGTCATTGTCTCTACGGCTGCCTTGGAGGCTGCATAAGCTGCGTACCCTGGTAGAAGAGATCCAACAACCGAGGTTGATATCATGATGATTCTTCCATTGCCTCCACGTTTCAACCGATTAGCGGCCTCTTTACAGCAGAGGAATGCACCTTTGGTGTTGATGTTAAATGTCATATCCCAATCCTCCACACTTGTCTTGGCCAAAGTTGGGTACTTAGGATCAAGCACCCCAGCAGAGTTTACAAGGATGTGGATAGACCCAAATTCTTGTTCGGCCCTATCGAAGAGCAGCTTCACCTGATCTGGGTCTGAAACGTCTGCTCGAACTGCAATTGCTTGAGGCTCAGAAAGGGTAGCCGAGGCGTTGAGCTCAGACGCTAGAAGATCTGCTTTTGTCGAGCTTGAAGCATAATTGAGCACAACCCTTGCACCAAGGGAGTGGAGGTGGATGGCGATGGCACGGCCAATGCCACGTGAGGCACCGGTTACGATTGCCACCCGGCCGTCAAGTCGAGAAGAAGAGGAAGCGTGTTCCCTGGTAATTTCCTCAGCCATAGCGGAGATTCCGTGAATGAAAATCGTATTTGATTGTTTTGGGGTTTAGAAATGATCGACGGATTGTAATGCTTTTATAATTGAAAATTACAAAAGGACTCCCGAGAGATTGGGTAGCTTCATGAATCTGAATCTGAATCTGTAGAAATTGTCAACTCAAAAAATCCTCTCTTCCTCACCgaaaaatgggttttttttttttttttttgatcaaaCATTTGCAAACCTAAGGTGTTACGATGTCAAAACTGCCCTCAGTTGTTTGAGAATTGATTTAGCCTTGAGTGGGGCAATAATGACTTTGCACTAGGTTGCCACTTGATGACAAAGAGATTGCATCACTGCATACGTAACATAAGGCTCTTTAAAGCCAAAGATTCGTTGCATCACTGCATACATAAGCCTCTTTTAGTTTTTCATCTCCCTTGTTTcccttatttatatatagattaatAGAAGAAGTCTCTTTTGGTTACTTCACAGTTCATATGAATGGCCAAAGATGAAAACTTTCATATAGAAAGTCAAAGGTAGCTGAGTTGTGGAAATTCCAATGGTAACCTGATCAGATTATAGCAAAGTCAGCAAAGCATTAAGACAAATTTTGAGGAAGAAACTAACCTGGGAAGGCTGGGATGAGAATAGGCATGCCCTTTTCCATCAATATTGGCTTCAATAGGTGCTTGAAAGTTGAAAATCCATTCATTCTAAAGAAGTTTAGGTCTTCAGGTGGGGAGTTGAATTAAGGATTGCTTCTGAATGATGAAATTAATGGTTTATTCAACATTAGgaatctaaagaaaaaaataataataattagaaggAACAACTCTCACCATATCTCCTATGTTATTATCAAAAGCAtatgttgttttaatttttctatatttgattttaaatcGCATTTTTTGTGTATAAAATTGCAATGTAAAACACATTGTTATCCTTCCATACTatacttgaagaaaaaaaaaaaaaaaaatccccttcCATTGGATAAAGGGATTTGTAGCTGTACACATGCATGTTTCTAACTTGAAAAATGCTCAGATTGCCCTAAACAATtattatttgcaaaaaaaaatacccttaaaccATGTTGAAAAATGTGGATTAAATAAATTTCAATTGGCAGGCACAGCCCTCCAGTGAGACCCACCACCAACAGCAGACCTTCCCGGCTTCTCCAACGGTCAACACCTCCTTAACCGTCTGGGTTCGGTAAAACTTTAACATTGAAGGCGACACCGTTTTGGGTCTTTTTCCCTTCGTTTAAACTTCGTGGACCATGTAGAGAAGAGAAAccctagaagaagaagaagaagaagaagaggagaagcaATGGCAATCGCACGAACCGGAGTGTACGTCGATGACTATTTAGAGTGTAAGGCTCTCTAAGACTCCTCTAATTTTTCCaataattttcccaaaattaatTTCGCCTAAAAAGAAACTTTTGGAGATTTCCGCAGACGCAAGCACGTTACCCGCTGAGCTTCAGAGGCTCCTCAATACCATCCGAGAACTTGACGAACGCTCCCAATGTAATGCGCTCATTCTTCTACTTTTCTAATTTTCCATTAtctttttgtgtttgttgttgaaaattttgattttttgggggTGAAAGCGACGATAAACCAGACGAGGCAGCAGACCAAATACTGCTTGGGATTGGCTTCACAGAGCTCAAAGAAGGGGAATAAtcataataacaataataattactATTATAGTAATAGTAATTATAATAACAATCAAGAAGACGAGGCAGCAATTGAGAAAATACGAAAGGATATTGAGGCAAATCAGGATAATGCGTTGAGTTTATGCACCGAGAAGGTTTTGTTAGCACGGCAAGCTTATGACCTGGTAGGCTTCTTTTATTGATATTAGCTTTTATGCATTGCTCAACAATATTATGAGTTATCACGGTTGTATTTTATAATTGGTGCAAAGGATTAATGAGTTTTGATGGTTGAAGGTTTTTGTGCTTTTCTCAACATACTTGGAGTGTGCATAGTTCATGAATAGTGAATGGTTTTGCTTTTCTAGTGGAATTTGTTCAAATATGTGGTTTTTGAGGTTGAAAGAGGAATCACAATCGAGCAATGCGTGTTTGGGGGTTGGGGCTGAAGGGTTCTATGATTACCTTGTTTAGAAGTATTATAGcaaatagtaaaaataattataggaaAGGTTTCTCTAAAGCCTTCTTTTCTTGATAAGTtatcgagatatcattaaaagcgtaaggcatcCCAGATACACAAGATGTCTAAAGCCTTCTTAAAGTAAAAGGTTTACCATATCATTGcaacttataattttttcaaaaacatataaaagggTCCATTAGGGATAGTGTTCCCAATATCAGAACTATAAATGGAAAATGTTGGTGAATAAGTCGCTTCATTGTATGTTCACACCCATCTGTGATTTAAATGCTTGATGACTATTCAATCTGAAGTGCATTTTTCTATACCACATCGTTCTAATAAATATGGGCACCCCAAATACTTGTCAAACGAATAAGCTAGTGGTGAAATTCTGTTAGTCACCTCTATGGTTGCTCTCTGTTGGTTCTTGTCATGTATTATATAACTTTATGGAGAGGTTCtcatttaaaacttttagttatGGGGAACTTCAAATGGGAAAGAAACTTGAGAATCAAGATTATAGAGGTGCAATGCAATTATCTTAGACTCATATATCTCCTCTATCCTCCTTTAATTTAcataaagaaattaacaaaatccTTTTCAATAGAATGTATGCAGAGATAAATCACGGATGAATAAAGCTGAATTATGCTTAGCCATGGAATTACTTTATGGAAATAGAGTCTTTCTCAGCCTAAACAATATTCAGCTGTACCATTTGGTAATCATAAGTCTGCTTGTTGCATCTAGAACAACCCTAAAGACATCTAGCAATTGTCAATAGTTACATATACGTATCTTCTTCATAATTGGACATGTACAACCCAGAATGTAGCCACAATGAGCACAAGCAGCGTGCTTGGCTTCTCTCAACCCTATCCCAGTGATTATTAATCCTGCATGGTTTTTCATCACCATGGGAGGTTTCAAAGACCATTATTAATCTTGTGGTTATGCAACAATTGTTTTCAAGATACTCTCAATAACTTGAGCCctttttaattcattaaaacaaatttcttccaacgTCTCAttctatgtgtttttttttttactgtgtTTAAGTTTTGGTTTTGGACTTTGTTGAGTTTCACATTATTGAATACAAATAATTTAATACCTATATTGTGctttttaatgagattgaaatacttgttaaaaaaaataataataatgtactGCACATACTAACAAAATTATGTGACTTGAGAAGGTTTGAACTGGTTTAAGCTGCAGAAGTTTCATTTGACTCTGACCTGGATATCACATGATGCTCTGTAGTTCCTACAACCTCATCTCCTTGGCTAAACCAGTTATATCATACCACTGTATATAACATCAGTTCAAGCACTATATTGCATAACCCAGAGCCAGTTTTTTTGGGTTCTCTTTAACCGGcatcttctttgttttttcttcttctttttttggtgggtCCCCGGGGGGTTGGGGTGGCTGGATGTTAAGTACAAGTGCAACTTTATACATTGTGGGCTTTCAACATCCTCTCTCGTATAACTAGAGCTTACAGAGTACCTTGTTATTTTCATTTGCTTCAGATAGATAGCCATGTAAAAAGACTTGACGAGGACCTGAACAACTTTGCCGAAGATCTAAAGCAAGGTAGGTGAACCTTACTGCTATCATCATGTCTTGTGTGATTTTGAAAGAAGTTTTGTCCCGGTATATGAAACCGTTAGAAGATGGCagttttattaaatgattatcTACcgtatgtttttttcttttcccttttccaATTTTGTCAGAGGGGAAAATAGCACCAGATGAACCGGCAACTCTCCCCTCATTACCTATTGTCcctaaaattgaaaaacgcaAGCCCTTCTATGTAACACCTCAATCGAAAAGGATGGATTATAGGGATAGGGATTGGGATCGGGAGCGTGATAGGGATTTTGAGCTCATGCCTCCTCCAGGAAGCCATAAAAAGGAATTTGCTGCCCCCATGGATGTTGATCAACCTATAGATCCGAACGAACCCACCTACTGCGTCTGTCATCAGGTCCTGATTTCTGGTtccaacttttttcattttttaattggaaGCTCTTGTCTAGATTGTTTCTGGATTTATCAGTTATGCTTCAACTGCTTTTATTCATTTACTAAAATGCTATAATTTTCTGGATCTTTTAGGTATCATTTGGAGATATGATTGCCTGTGACAATGAAAATGTGAGTCTTGTTTTCTTCCTTATCTATATTTTTCTCTGGTTATCTGGTTATAATGTCTTATGGCTTCTTTGTAGTTAGATTGCGTCTACGAATTAGATATAAAAGTTTACTAACCAGAGACAATAAGAAGTCTCAGCTGTAGCTACTTGAGAAAAATTTATAGACAATGTTTGTTTTGTGGATTGAAATAGGATATATATCGGAGATCTTACAAAACATGGCATAACTGCATGTGTGAAATCCACATGACTTGAAAACCTTTAATAGTGGATTAACTACTACTAAaccatttttctcatttgattatctcttaatatttattattggcACCGCTATAAAATGAAAGGAACTTGGGATATTTGAAAACTGACACCTTGTCGTTACTGGTTTGGTTTTCTCTGCATAAGGAATGCTGCTGGCACTTTCTAGATATCCATATGAACAAATTATTTCCAGAAACTATCACTTTGTGTACTTTAAATTTTCCTCCTGTGAGAGTATAAATCCATATTTCTTTCACGGGATCCAAAATGATTTACAATTGTTTCATAAGCTTCTTTTACAACGATATGATAAGCAGTCTTAACAGTTAATAGTTTCTGTGTCATATCATTGTTGCTTTGTGGATACTTGTATGGATTAGCTGACTTTTAATAAGTTGACAGTGCCAAGGAGGTGAATGGTTCCATTATTCATGTGTCGGGCTGACACCTGAGACAAGGTTCAAAGGAAAATGGTATTGTCCAACCTGCAGACAGGTACCGCAATGTCAATGATAGTGGAAGATTGGACCTGCTTGATTAATTGcttattattgttgttttaaGTACCTCTTTCAGATTAAAAGAAGTGGGGAAATGTTAATTATACCAGGAAATTTTAGATTATGGAAAATTTGGATGAGTTATCACCATTCAATCTGCATAATGTTTCTTATTGTGATTGAAAATTGTAATTAGATTAGTAATCGGAAATTATTTCGATAATATCCGTTGAAGATTGACTGAATCTACAAATGCATACATTCCTCTGATCCTTTGCCTTCCCGTTATACTTGCTATCTAGCTTTGACAAGGTTGTTGGGCCTGTGCGCT
Above is a genomic segment from Corylus avellana chromosome ca9, CavTom2PMs-1.0 containing:
- the LOC132192157 gene encoding NADPH-dependent aldehyde reductase-like protein, chloroplastic, giving the protein MASETSNAANTAPTPSLPLQDRVAIVTGASRGIGRAIALHLASLGAKLVINYTSNSTQADLVASEINSSASSSSSPHTPQAITVRADVSDPTQVKSLFDKAQEVFNSPLHILVNSAGVADPKHSTLANTSVEDFDHIFSVNARGAFLCAREAANRLKRDGGGRIILVSSSLVGALKPCSSAYTASKAAVEAMAKILAKELKGSRLTVNCVAPGPIATELFFAGKTEEQVKRVIEECPLDRLGETNDVAPIVGFLASDASEWVNGQVIRVNGGYV
- the LOC132192362 gene encoding uncharacterized protein LOC132192362 isoform X1, producing MAQFITQGRLKLLFSGDGVSLGLEPKDPFHSKPRSVQTQVRRLRFLGSTTRLFSSSSSVNNKSSNFSAEASLNVSDDEGVYEEDDGFVYDDEFERDDLSDFRGLVLDISYRPINVVCWKRAICLEFMEKADVLEYYDQTVNSPNGSFYIPAVLRVPNLLQVIRRRRIKSTLSRRNILNRDNYTCQYCSSRENLTIDHVFPAARGGEWNWENLVTACAKCNSKKGRKTLEEASMRLINVPKIPKDYDIVAIPLTSAALRMLTVRKGTPDEWRQYLSKPYSEP
- the LOC132192156 gene encoding PHD finger protein ING2-like, producing the protein MAIARTGVYVDDYLEYASTLPAELQRLLNTIRELDERSQSTINQTRQQTKYCLGLASQSSKKGNNHNNNNNYYYSNSNYNNNQEDEAAIEKIRKDIEANQDNALSLCTEKVLLARQAYDLIDSHVKRLDEDLNNFAEDLKQEGKIAPDEPATLPSLPIVPKIEKRKPFYVTPQSKRMDYRDRDWDRERDRDFELMPPPGSHKKEFAAPMDVDQPIDPNEPTYCVCHQVSFGDMIACDNENCQGGEWFHYSCVGLTPETRFKGKWYCPTCRQVPQCQ
- the LOC132192158 gene encoding NADPH-dependent aldehyde reductase-like protein, chloroplastic; the encoded protein is MAEEITREHASSSSRLDGRVAIVTGASRGIGRAIAIHLHSLGARVVLNYASSSTKADLLASELNASATLSEPQAIAVRADVSDPDQVKLLFDRAEQEFGSIHILVNSAGVLDPKYPTLAKTSVEDWDMTFNINTKGAFLCCKEAANRLKRGGNGRIIMISTSVVGSLLPGYAAYAASKAAVETMTKIVAKELKGTGVTANAVAPGPVATELFFEGKSEETIKMIADACPLGRLGEPKDVTHLVGFLASDAGEWINGQVIRVNGGFVV
- the LOC132192362 gene encoding uncharacterized protein LOC132192362 isoform X2, with the translated sequence MAQFITQGRLKLLFSGDGVSLGLEPKDPFHSKPRSVQTQVRRLRFLGSTTRLFSSSSSVNNKSSNFSAEASLNVSDDEGVYEEDDGFVYDDEFERDDLSDFRGLVLDISYRPINVVCWKRAICLEFMEKADVLEYYDQTVNSPNGSFYIPAVLRVPNLLQVIRRRRIKSTLSRRNILNRDNYTCQYCSSRENLTIDHVFPAARGGEWNWENLVTACAKCNSKKGRKTLEEASMRLINVPKVLNLHTTDFTLSSIP